The DNA region ATTTTGTTATGAGGTGTTACAATGATTGCAAATTGCGAAGCGTTCATTTTTGATCTTGATGGAACCCTTGTGGATTCCATGTGGATTTGGAAACAGATTGATATTGATTATCTAAAAAAATATGGCGTTGAATTACCTGAGAATTTACAGCATGAAATAGAGGGAATGAGTTTCACGGAGACAGCGCACTATTTTAAGGAAAGATTCGGTATAGATGACGATATCGAAAGCATAAAAGAGGAATGGAATCATATGGCTGCGGATTTATATGAAAACAAAATCAGGTTGAAGAGTGGAGCTGCGAAGTTGGTTAAGCGCCTTAGCGAAAGAGGTTTGCGTCTTGGAATTGGAACAAGCAATTTTAGGGCACTTGCGGAA from Peptostreptococcaceae bacterium includes:
- a CDS encoding HAD family phosphatase — translated: MIANCEAFIFDLDGTLVDSMWIWKQIDIDYLKKYGVELPENLQHEIEGMSFTETAHYFKERFGIDDDIESIKEEWNHMAADLYENKIRLKSGAAKLVKRLSERGLRLGIGTSNFRALAESVLHSNGIHAYFDVIRTSCEVPKGKPSPDIYLKVAKELKTEPSKCMVFEDTYAGILAAKRAGMKSCAVYDAYSKTRWHELIELADMHVESMDEIDIDDLGVVSN